The Verrucomicrobiota bacterium genome includes a window with the following:
- the rpiB gene encoding ribose 5-phosphate isomerase B, producing the protein MKTILFVCTGNICRSPMAEGIFRHAVRNRAQQFRVISAGVGAINGQSASGHAMSALREIGIDLSGFRSRMLTGQLVGDADLIFGMTRGHVEAVSLLYPQAMEKTLLLREFDETLDFFEKDISDPIGGSYEVYLNCRDQIEQGIQSMLKYLEQADGPAAEAAGAARAATIALGADHGGFELKNAIRAHLQQSGRTVVDFGTNATGSSDYPDFAHAVAGSVAAHKADLGLLVCTTGVGMSITANKVAGVRAALVFDEKMAALARQHNDANILCLGQKFTPPDLALKIVDAFLAAQFEGGRHGRRVGKMESACAAGGSKVARVDPETADAIALERKRQSENIELIASENFVSGAVMEAQGSVLTNKYAEGYPGKRWYGGCEFVDIVEQLAIDRAKQLFGAEHANVQPHSGSGANMACYFAVLKPGDKMLTMDLSHGGHLTHGNKANFSGRFFEIVHYGVRKDDERIDYDQLAAMAREHKPRMITVGASAYPRIIDFERMGAIAREAGAYLLADIAHIAGLVAAGLHPSPVGHADFVTTTTHKTLRGPRGGLVMCRAKFAKEIDSQAFPGIQGGPLMHVIAAKAVCLKEALEPAFKDYQAQLAKNAKALAEGMKRNGFRLVSGGTDNHLMLVDVGARGLTGKECQLALDAAGITVNKNTIPFETRSPFQASGVRLGSPAVTTRGMKEPEMGAIADMISEVLLDIKNAETAHNVRARVRGLTARFPLPA; encoded by the coding sequence ATGAAGACCATCCTGTTCGTTTGCACCGGCAACATCTGCCGCAGCCCGATGGCCGAGGGGATTTTCCGGCATGCGGTGCGAAATCGTGCCCAGCAATTTCGGGTGATTTCGGCAGGCGTCGGCGCGATCAACGGCCAGTCCGCCAGCGGACACGCGATGAGCGCGCTGCGCGAGATCGGGATCGACCTGTCGGGCTTCCGCAGCCGCATGCTCACGGGGCAACTGGTCGGCGACGCGGACCTGATCTTCGGCATGACCCGCGGGCACGTCGAGGCGGTGTCGCTGCTGTATCCGCAGGCGATGGAGAAGACGCTCCTGCTCCGCGAGTTCGACGAGACGCTGGATTTTTTTGAGAAGGACATTTCAGACCCCATCGGCGGCAGTTACGAGGTCTACTTGAACTGCCGCGACCAGATCGAGCAAGGCATCCAATCCATGTTGAAATACCTCGAGCAAGCAGACGGGCCCGCAGCCGAAGCCGCGGGCGCAGCCAGGGCCGCCACCATCGCGCTCGGGGCCGACCACGGCGGATTCGAGTTGAAGAACGCCATCCGCGCGCACCTCCAGCAATCCGGGCGCACCGTCGTGGACTTCGGCACGAACGCGACCGGGTCCTCCGATTACCCGGACTTCGCGCACGCGGTCGCGGGCAGCGTCGCCGCGCACAAGGCCGACCTCGGGCTGCTCGTCTGCACGACCGGCGTCGGGATGAGCATCACGGCCAACAAGGTCGCCGGGGTCCGAGCCGCGCTTGTGTTCGACGAAAAGATGGCCGCGCTCGCGCGCCAGCACAACGACGCGAACATCCTGTGCCTCGGGCAGAAGTTCACGCCGCCCGACCTCGCGCTGAAGATTGTCGATGCGTTCCTTGCCGCCCAGTTCGAGGGCGGGCGCCACGGGCGGCGCGTGGGCAAGATGGAATCCGCCTGCGCCGCGGGCGGGTCGAAGGTCGCGCGCGTGGATCCCGAGACCGCCGACGCCATCGCGCTCGAGCGCAAGCGCCAGTCCGAGAACATCGAGCTCATCGCGAGCGAGAATTTCGTGAGCGGCGCCGTGATGGAGGCCCAGGGCTCGGTGCTCACCAACAAATACGCCGAGGGTTACCCCGGAAAACGGTGGTATGGCGGCTGCGAGTTTGTGGACATCGTCGAGCAGCTCGCCATCGACCGCGCGAAACAGCTCTTCGGCGCCGAGCACGCCAACGTGCAGCCGCACTCCGGCTCGGGCGCGAACATGGCGTGCTATTTCGCCGTGCTGAAGCCCGGCGACAAGATGCTCACGATGGACCTCTCGCACGGCGGTCATCTCACGCACGGCAACAAGGCGAACTTCTCCGGCCGCTTCTTCGAGATCGTCCACTACGGCGTGCGCAAGGACGATGAGCGCATCGACTACGACCAGCTCGCCGCGATGGCGCGCGAGCACAAGCCGCGCATGATCACCGTGGGCGCGAGCGCGTATCCCCGCATCATCGACTTCGAGCGCATGGGCGCGATCGCGCGCGAAGCGGGCGCGTATCTCCTCGCCGACATCGCGCACATCGCGGGACTCGTCGCCGCGGGCCTTCACCCGAGCCCCGTCGGGCATGCGGACTTCGTCACGACCACGACGCACAAGACGCTTCGCGGCCCGCGCGGCGGCCTTGTGATGTGCAGGGCGAAGTTCGCCAAGGAGATTGACTCGCAGGCCTTCCCCGGAATCCAGGGCGGCCCGCTCATGCACGTCATCGCCGCCAAGGCCGTGTGCCTGAAGGAGGCCTTGGAGCCCGCGTTCAAGGACTATCAAGCGCAGCTCGCGAAGAACGCGAAGGCGCTGGCCGAGGGGATGAAACGCAACGGCTTCCGCCTCGTGAGCGGCGGCACGGACAATCATCTCATGCTCGTGGATGTCGGCGCGCGCGGTCTCACCGGCAAGGAATGCCAGCTCGCCCTCGACGCGGCGGGGATCACGGTGAACAAGAACACGATCCCGTTCGAGACGCGCTCGCCGTTCCAGGCCAGCGGGGTGCGGCTTGGCTCGCCCGCAGTGACGACTCGCGGCATGAAGGAACCCGAGATGGGCGCGATCGCCGACATGATTTCCGAGGTGCTGCTCGACATCAAGAACGCCGAGACGGCGCACAACGTCCGCGCGCGGGTGCGCGGGCTGACCGCTAGATTCCCGCTGCCGGCTTGA
- a CDS encoding leucine--tRNA ligase, with translation MSRRQYPFHLIEPKWQQHWLGEQTFRAFNPGDEIPTDHPFAQRHQLSGKVTAAHLPRKYYILDMFPYPSGAGLHVGHPEGYTATDILARYRRARGWHVLHPMGWDAFGLPAEQYAVKTGQHPRQTTVENIATFKRQIQSLGFSYDWSREVDTTDPDYFRWTQWIFLQLYNAWFNPETNRAEPIRLLKYPATCDTEAEQRAFRDSKRLAYVSEQPVWWCEELGTVLANEEVVDGKSEVGGYPVTRKPMRQWMLRITAYAEKLLGDLDTIEWSDSLKEMQRNWIGRSEGAEVDFAIADCRPPLADSKIRVFTTRPDTLFGATYMVISPEHKLVDLITTPEQRAAVHAYKTEVAKKSDLERTELAKEKTGVFTGAHAINPVTGDKIPVWIADYVLASYGTGAIMAVPGHDTRDLEFARKFSLPVTVVVHAPEGKESIGFVDDGVATNSANAEISLNGLPTPEAKRKITGWLEAKGLGKHTLNYKLRDWLFSRQRYWGEPFPIMWRRDANGRPYHEALPGSALPLLPPELTDYKPTATGEPPLARAEEWVNLPGGSTRETNTMPQWAGSCWYYLRFLDAKNDRMFVSLEAERYWMGPTQVESSQGGNDTSAPGASAPPVTPGVDLYVGGTEHAVLHLLYARFWHKVLHDLGHVSTPEPFFKLVNQGIILGEDNQKMSKARGNVVNPDDMVREFGADALRLFEMFMGPLEMSKPWSTKGVEGVYRFLGRVWRLFVDEKAETAFELAETTAAGPDAALLDLITLDDAIAGVQPSREQLKSLHACIKKVSEDLDTMRFNTAISAMMVFVNEANAWQSRPLSVMRPFLQLLAPFAPHLAEELWARLHATFGQRAPSLSYAPWPAFDASLLVEDTVEIPVQVNGKLRDVIRVAADADIATIEAAARAAGKVTPFLEGRTLKKVIVPAKRNVVSLVVV, from the coding sequence ATGTCGCGGCGACAGTATCCGTTCCACCTCATCGAGCCGAAGTGGCAGCAGCACTGGCTCGGGGAGCAGACCTTTCGCGCCTTCAATCCGGGCGATGAAATCCCGACAGATCATCCTTTCGCCCAGCGGCATCAGCTCTCCGGCAAAGTCACCGCGGCGCACCTGCCCCGGAAGTATTACATCCTCGACATGTTCCCGTATCCGAGCGGCGCGGGATTGCACGTCGGACATCCGGAAGGTTACACTGCCACGGACATCCTCGCCCGCTACCGGCGCGCGCGCGGCTGGCACGTGCTGCATCCGATGGGCTGGGACGCCTTTGGCCTGCCCGCCGAGCAATACGCGGTGAAGACCGGCCAGCACCCGCGCCAGACCACGGTCGAGAACATCGCCACCTTCAAGCGGCAGATTCAATCGCTCGGCTTCAGCTACGACTGGTCGCGCGAAGTGGACACGACCGACCCGGATTACTTCCGCTGGACGCAGTGGATTTTTTTGCAGCTCTACAACGCGTGGTTCAACCCGGAGACGAACAGGGCCGAGCCAATCCGCCTGCTGAAGTATCCGGCGACCTGCGACACCGAGGCGGAGCAACGGGCCTTCCGCGACTCCAAGCGCCTCGCCTACGTGAGCGAGCAGCCCGTCTGGTGGTGCGAGGAACTCGGCACCGTGCTGGCGAACGAGGAGGTCGTGGACGGCAAAAGCGAAGTCGGCGGCTATCCCGTCACGCGCAAACCGATGCGCCAATGGATGCTCCGCATCACGGCTTACGCGGAAAAGCTGCTGGGCGACCTCGACACCATCGAGTGGAGCGATTCGCTCAAGGAGATGCAGCGGAACTGGATTGGGCGGAGCGAGGGAGCGGAAGTGGACTTTGCGATTGCCGATTGCCGACCGCCGCTTGCCGATTCCAAAATCCGCGTCTTCACTACGCGGCCTGACACTCTGTTCGGCGCGACCTACATGGTGATTTCGCCGGAGCACAAACTGGTGGACCTCATCACGACGCCCGAGCAACGCGCGGCGGTCCATGCCTACAAGACCGAAGTCGCCAAGAAGTCCGACCTCGAACGCACCGAACTGGCGAAGGAGAAGACCGGCGTCTTCACCGGCGCGCATGCCATCAACCCGGTGACCGGCGACAAGATCCCCGTCTGGATCGCCGACTACGTTCTCGCCAGCTACGGCACGGGCGCGATCATGGCCGTGCCGGGGCACGACACGCGCGACCTGGAGTTCGCGCGGAAGTTCAGCCTGCCTGTCACGGTCGTCGTGCACGCCCCCGAAGGGAAGGAGTCCATCGGCTTCGTGGACGACGGCGTCGCGACCAACTCCGCGAACGCGGAGATTTCACTGAATGGCCTTCCCACGCCCGAAGCCAAGCGCAAAATCACCGGCTGGCTCGAAGCGAAAGGACTCGGCAAACACACCCTTAACTACAAGCTGCGTGACTGGCTTTTCAGCAGGCAGCGGTATTGGGGCGAGCCGTTTCCCATCATGTGGCGGCGCGACGCGAACGGCCGGCCTTATCACGAGGCGCTGCCCGGGAGCGCCCTGCCGTTGCTGCCGCCGGAACTCACCGACTACAAGCCCACCGCCACCGGCGAGCCGCCGCTCGCGCGAGCGGAGGAATGGGTAAACCTGCCGGGCGGCTCGACGCGCGAGACGAACACCATGCCGCAGTGGGCGGGCAGTTGCTGGTATTACCTTCGATTCCTCGACGCGAAGAACGACCGCATGTTCGTGAGCCTTGAAGCTGAACGTTACTGGATGGGCCCGACACAGGTCGAATCGTCCCAAGGTGGCAATGATACATCGGCCCCGGGCGCGTCCGCTCCCCCCGTAACCCCCGGCGTTGACTTGTATGTCGGCGGCACCGAGCACGCTGTGTTGCACCTGCTTTACGCGCGGTTCTGGCACAAGGTCCTGCACGACCTCGGCCACGTCTCCACGCCCGAGCCATTCTTCAAGCTCGTCAACCAAGGCATCATCCTCGGCGAAGACAACCAGAAGATGTCCAAGGCGCGCGGCAACGTGGTGAACCCCGACGACATGGTGCGGGAATTCGGCGCCGACGCGCTTCGCCTCTTCGAAATGTTCATGGGCCCGCTGGAGATGAGCAAGCCGTGGAGCACAAAGGGCGTCGAGGGCGTGTATCGCTTCCTCGGCCGCGTGTGGCGGCTCTTCGTGGATGAAAAGGCCGAGACCGCGTTCGAGCTGGCGGAGACGACTGCCGCCGGCCCGGACGCCGCGCTGCTGGACCTCATCACGCTCGACGACGCCATCGCCGGCGTGCAACCGTCGCGCGAGCAACTCAAGTCGCTGCATGCGTGTATCAAGAAGGTCAGCGAGGACCTCGACACGATGCGCTTCAACACCGCGATCAGCGCGATGATGGTCTTTGTAAACGAGGCCAACGCATGGCAGTCGCGCCCGCTGTCCGTGATGCGGCCGTTCTTGCAACTGCTCGCGCCCTTCGCGCCCCACCTCGCCGAGGAACTGTGGGCGCGGCTGCACGCGACGTTCGGCCAGCGCGCGCCGTCGCTGAGCTATGCACCGTGGCCCGCGTTCGACGCGTCGCTGCTCGTCGAGGACACCGTCGAGATTCCCGTGCAAGTGAACGGCAAGCTGCGCGACGTCATCCGCGTCGCCGCCGACGCGGACATCGCCACGATTGAAGCCGCCGCCCGCGCCGCCGGGAAGGTGACGCCGTTCCTCGAGGGCAGGACTCTGAAAAAGGTGATCGTGCCGGCGAAGCGAAACGTGGTGAGCCTCGTCGTGGTGTGA
- a CDS encoding histidinol-phosphate transaminase encodes MKGHSLTFNPSLESLPVYQPGRPIDEVARELGLQADGIIKLASNENPLGPSPRAVAAMQKAAGQLHLYPDGNAYHLKRKLATSLGVEPASLVLGNGSNEILEFVGHALMAPGAEVVVSDYCFAVYPIVTRLCGAELVNVPARQFGHDLPAMLGAVTAQTRVMFVANPNNPTGTLAPAADVLRLIEELPAHVLLVMDEAYIEFLEAPQDLLPFVRRGDRPNLLLTRTFSKIYGLAGTRIGYGIGNPDVIAALEKIRQPFNVNAAAQAGALAALDDNEHVARTRRNNASGLRFFERELAQAGIEFLPSAANFILARVGDGQRAFEAMQREGVITRPMGIYKLPEWLRITIGTPAENARCLASLKHALNRR; translated from the coding sequence ATGAAAGGGCATTCTCTCACCTTCAATCCGTCGCTCGAGTCACTGCCGGTGTATCAGCCGGGCCGGCCGATTGACGAGGTGGCGCGCGAGCTGGGCTTGCAGGCCGATGGCATCATCAAGCTCGCGTCGAATGAGAATCCGCTCGGGCCGTCCCCGCGCGCGGTCGCGGCGATGCAGAAGGCCGCCGGCCAACTGCACCTGTATCCCGATGGCAACGCGTATCACCTCAAGCGCAAGCTCGCCACGTCGCTCGGCGTCGAGCCCGCGAGCCTCGTGCTGGGCAATGGCTCCAACGAGATACTCGAGTTCGTCGGGCACGCGCTGATGGCGCCGGGCGCGGAAGTGGTCGTGTCGGACTATTGCTTCGCGGTGTATCCGATCGTCACCCGGCTTTGCGGCGCGGAATTGGTGAATGTGCCGGCGCGGCAATTCGGCCACGACCTGCCCGCAATGCTCGGCGCGGTCACGGCGCAGACGCGCGTGATGTTCGTGGCGAACCCGAACAACCCGACCGGCACGCTCGCGCCCGCGGCCGACGTGTTGCGCCTCATCGAGGAACTGCCCGCGCACGTGCTGCTCGTGATGGACGAGGCCTACATCGAGTTCCTCGAAGCGCCACAAGATTTGCTGCCATTCGTGCGGCGGGGCGACCGACCGAATCTCCTGCTCACGCGGACGTTCTCCAAGATTTACGGGCTGGCGGGCACGCGCATTGGATACGGCATCGGGAATCCGGACGTGATTGCCGCGCTCGAAAAAATCCGCCAGCCGTTCAACGTCAACGCTGCGGCGCAAGCCGGCGCGCTCGCGGCGTTGGACGATAACGAACACGTGGCGCGAACGCGCCGCAACAATGCGTCGGGCCTGCGCTTTTTCGAGCGAGAACTCGCGCAGGCAGGCATCGAGTTCCTCCCGTCCGCGGCGAATTTCATTCTCGCGCGCGTGGGCGACGGGCAAAGGGCCTTCGAGGCGATGCAGCGCGAGGGCGTCATCACCCGGCCGATGGGCATTTACAAGCTGCCCGAGTGGCTGCGCATCACGATCGGCACTCCCGCGGAGAACGCGCGATGCCTCGCCTCGTTGAAACATGCGCTGAACCGGCGCTGA
- a CDS encoding diacylglycerol kinase family lipid kinase, with the protein MEVESRQSRGGARDAEARVRPGLHAPRPVFASLPLCVKVPPVRACIIFNPSARGDKARHFLRHVRDFSGDAVLKPTDAAGHGRALAAQAVEEGFDTLVAAGGDGTVNEVLNGISDAPDGFARARLAVLPLGTVNVFARELALPLKLAPAWQAIRAGRGRAVDLPSAEFTTGGKPRRRYFAQMAGAGLDSRAIELVDWEHKKRVAQLAYVIAGIRALRGPLPEVGCECATGDSASGRQVLIGNGRFYGGPLPVFHRARLDDGLLDVCVFPRATVGTVLRYAAGYITRRVFPPRDMSYFQAASLTLTSTARTSFQLEGDVAGELPVTFRVVPGALRVIVK; encoded by the coding sequence ATTGAAGTGGAAAGTCGGCAATCGCGGGGCGGGGCGAGGGATGCGGAAGCGCGCGTTCGTCCCGGTCTTCACGCCCCACGTCCTGTCTTTGCGTCCTTGCCCCTTTGCGTCAAAGTCCCGCCTGTGCGTGCCTGCATCATCTTCAATCCCTCGGCCCGGGGCGACAAGGCGCGTCACTTCCTGCGTCACGTGCGCGACTTCAGCGGTGACGCCGTGTTGAAGCCCACCGACGCCGCGGGTCACGGCCGGGCGCTCGCCGCCCAAGCCGTCGAGGAAGGCTTCGACACACTCGTCGCGGCCGGCGGCGATGGCACGGTCAACGAAGTCCTCAACGGCATCAGCGACGCGCCGGATGGCTTCGCGCGAGCGCGCCTCGCCGTGCTACCGCTCGGCACGGTGAACGTATTCGCCCGCGAACTCGCGCTGCCACTCAAGCTCGCGCCCGCGTGGCAGGCGATCCGTGCGGGACGCGGGCGCGCCGTGGACTTGCCGTCCGCTGAATTCACCACAGGCGGCAAGCCGCGGCGCCGCTACTTCGCTCAGATGGCGGGCGCGGGACTCGACTCCCGGGCCATCGAACTCGTGGATTGGGAACACAAGAAACGCGTCGCGCAACTCGCCTACGTCATCGCCGGAATCCGCGCCTTGCGCGGACCATTGCCCGAAGTGGGGTGCGAGTGCGCCACCGGCGACTCGGCATCCGGCCGGCAAGTGCTCATCGGCAACGGACGATTCTACGGCGGCCCGCTGCCAGTCTTTCACCGCGCCCGGCTCGACGACGGCTTGCTCGACGTGTGCGTGTTCCCGCGCGCCACCGTCGGCACCGTGCTGCGCTACGCGGCGGGCTACATCACGCGCCGTGTTTTCCCGCCACGCGACATGAGTTACTTCCAAGCGGCGTCACTGACCCTGACGAGCACGGCGCGCACGAGCTTTCAGCTTGAGGGCGACGTGGCGGGCGAATTGCCGGTGACATTCCGCGTGGTGCCCGGAGCGCTTCGGGTGATCGTGAAATGA
- a CDS encoding translation initiation factor IF-3, protein MSRPFPSRGSSSGTPFIRINGKIRAREVRVIGPDGHQLGVMSLNDALAQARRHGVDLVEIAATAQPPVCKVVDFGKYRYEIAKKEKESKKHHHAGKVKEIQLSANIDPHDFGVKFSHAVDFLCEDMKVKLALRFRGREMAHTEFGFQVVNKFITNAAPWAHPDSTPKLVGKSINVMLSPHPRNKRAKHPGEGQPNHAPAAQAAPGSATVASGDVAPSPKSMTVAPKLAGFSNNPFSDIDLSRVDKRAKPGDAAAA, encoded by the coding sequence TTGAGTCGCCCCTTCCCCTCCCGCGGTTCCTCGTCCGGCACTCCATTCATCAGGATCAACGGAAAGATTCGTGCCCGTGAAGTCCGCGTCATTGGCCCCGACGGCCATCAACTGGGCGTGATGAGCCTGAACGACGCGCTTGCCCAGGCGCGCCGGCACGGAGTGGACTTGGTCGAGATCGCTGCGACCGCGCAGCCGCCCGTTTGCAAGGTGGTGGACTTCGGCAAGTATCGCTACGAAATCGCCAAGAAGGAAAAGGAGTCCAAGAAGCATCACCACGCGGGCAAGGTGAAGGAAATCCAGCTCAGCGCGAACATCGACCCGCACGACTTCGGCGTGAAGTTTTCCCATGCGGTGGATTTCCTTTGCGAGGACATGAAGGTGAAGCTCGCGCTGCGTTTTCGCGGGCGAGAGATGGCGCACACGGAATTTGGCTTCCAGGTCGTGAACAAGTTCATCACCAACGCCGCGCCGTGGGCGCACCCCGACTCGACGCCGAAGCTTGTCGGCAAAAGCATCAATGTGATGTTGAGCCCGCATCCGCGGAACAAGCGGGCCAAGCACCCGGGCGAAGGCCAACCCAACCACGCGCCTGCGGCCCAGGCCGCCCCGGGAAGCGCCACCGTGGCTTCGGGTGACGTGGCGCCGTCGCCCAAATCCATGACAGTCGCGCCGAAACTCGCCGGGTTTTCGAACAACCCGTTTTCGGACATCGACCTCAGCCGGGTGGACAAGCGCGCCAAGCCGGGCGACGCTGCCGCAGCCTGA
- a CDS encoding Hpt domain-containing protein, which translates to MNHSNGLDPAALERLHKIGGAILAADMLAIYLDYAPARFAEVRAAVPQGDLPAVEKSAHALKSAANHVGASAVFDLARQLEGLARSKTAELIPEMVEELGAAMEEVRPRIESALREARP; encoded by the coding sequence ATGAACCACTCCAACGGTCTTGACCCCGCCGCGCTCGAGCGGTTGCACAAGATCGGCGGCGCGATACTCGCGGCGGACATGCTCGCGATCTACCTTGATTACGCGCCCGCGCGCTTCGCCGAGGTGCGCGCCGCCGTGCCGCAGGGCGACCTGCCCGCCGTGGAGAAGTCCGCGCACGCGCTCAAGTCCGCGGCGAACCACGTCGGCGCGAGCGCGGTGTTCGACCTGGCCCGCCAGCTCGAAGGGCTTGCGCGCTCGAAGACGGCCGAGCTCATCCCCGAGATGGTTGAGGAACTCGGCGCGGCGATGGAGGAAGTCCGGCCACGCATCGAGTCGGCGCTGCGAGAGGCGCGGCCGTGA